The Lytechinus pictus isolate F3 Inbred chromosome 10, Lp3.0, whole genome shotgun sequence genome includes a window with the following:
- the LOC129270120 gene encoding uncharacterized protein LOC129270120 — MIIPIMAEALKDTITQSLECPVCLTTFTDPKILSCSHTFCKTCLDILYECLGDDRKIRCPVCRNESLVPNQDVNALPGNLVLKNLMEDIKNQHHRCTNCKTVDTTDVYCQDCGKYLCITCHSMHTKWEDFIGHEIVAISDITSGKVTVRTYQKCKKHPREDEEIFCRICREFACYKCVPLEHTGEGHRNITAGEYEQNYMTKINDLKSKVYKKCSSFKKYVKFINDQQELVSNAQDQCLNDIQEAYDTLVQQLTEKKELPEGEVKDRVEGVKKELDEMKRSAQSYITLLTTLANLITNKAKAPLDMDTLAVHDTLCEDLLEALNEKEPDYDKPLKLSKKGKLVMFHPFEGNLELPLGEIVEEVVKNIVNLPSNNNHMNIIARTPDGRMLVGCKRGGEIFASDGHLQESILKDVDIRGVGFLSDNRCAVIDGSNNITIYTLEYRKLNVEFGTLSREEGGFSNLTVDGNDQIYVSYRKAKKIQVFSPAGGKADMEIVNTGYEVTQINTYNDFLLTENVAVRLIYKDGAIKHRLRKGGFYPSNLYPAVSLGNKILIAEVQHDRGLVSIDEYTDHADKLEHVQNIINDYKFEKPGRVWYYLEQYLSGEIAFCTTDRLYIFR; from the exons ATGAT aaTACCTATCATGGCTGAAGCATTGAAGGATACCATCACCCAGAGTCTGGAGTGTCCTGTATGTCTGACCACCTTCACCGATCCGAAGATCCTGTCTTGTTCCCACACCTTCTGTAAGACATGCCTGGACATCCTTTACGAATGCCTTGGGGATGACCGTAAGATCCGATGTCCCGTATGTAGAAACGAATCTCTGGTCCCAAATCAAGATGTTAACGCACTCCCGGGGAATCTTGTTTTGAAAAATCTTATGGAGGACATTAAGAATCAACATCATCGTTGCACAAATTGTAAAACCGTCGACACTACAGATGTCTACTGCCAAGATTGTGGCAAGTATCTCTGCATCACTTGTCACAGCATGCATACTAAATGGGAAGACTTCATCGGTCATGAAATTGTTGCGATTAGTGATATCACATCAGGAAAAGTAACAGTTCGAACATATCAGAAATGCAAGAAACATCCCAGAGAAGATGAGGAAATCTTTTGTCGTATCTGTAGGGAATTTGCATGCTACAAATGTGTACCTCTAGAGCATACAGGCGAAGGACATCGAAACATTACTGCAGGTGAATATGAACAAAATTACATGACAAAGATCAATGACCTCAAATCAAAGGTATACAAGAAATGCTCTTCCTTCAAGAAGTATGTCAAATTCATAAATGATCAGCAGGAACTTGTGAGCAATGCTCAGGATCAGTGTTTAAATGATATTCAAGAAGCATATGATACATTAGTCCAGCAGTTGACCGAGAAAAAAGAGCTACCCGAAGGTGAAGTCAAGGATAGAGTTGAGGGAGTAAAGAAAGAACTTGATGAAATGAAGAGATCCGCTCAGAGTTACATCACATTATTGACTACATTGGCTAACTTGATCACGAATAAGGCAAAAGCACCGTTAGATATGGACACGTTGGCTGTACATGACACGTTATGTGAAGACTTACTGGAAGCCTTGAATGAAAAAGAACCCGACTACGACAAGCCATTGAAGTTAAGCAAGAAAGGGAAGCTTGTAATGTTTCATCCATTCGAAGGAAACCTAGAACTGCCTCTTGGTGAGATTGTTGAAGAAGTTGTAAAGAACATCGTAAATCTGCCTTCCAATAATAATCACATGAATATCATTGCTAGGACACCGGACGGTAGGATGTTAGTGGGATGTAAGAGAGGTGGGGAGATTTTTGCTTCTGATGGTCATCTGCAGGAGTCAATTCTCAAGGATGTTGATATTCGTGGAGTGGGTTTCCTGTCTGACAATCGATGTGCTGTGATTGATGGTTCAAACAATATCACAATATACACACTAGAGTACAGAAAATTGAATGTTGAGTTTGGGACACTGAGTAGAGAAGAAGGTGGATTTTCCAACCTCACCGTCGACGGTAATGATCAGATCTATGTTAGCTACAGGAAAGCCAAGAAGATCCAGGTTTTCTCACCAGCCGGTGGAAAGGCAGATATGGAGATTGTGAACACGGGATATGAAGTTACGCAAATCAATACTTACAATGATTTCTTACTAACTGAAAATGTTGCAGTACGTTTGATTTACAAAGATGGTGCCATAAAGCATAGATTAAGGAAAGGGGGCTTCTACCCTTCCAACCTGTACCCTGCCGTGTCTCTTGGGAATAAGATCTTGATAGCCGAGGTGCAGCACGATAGAGGTTTGGTGAGCATTGATGAGTACACAGATCATGCTGATAAACTAGAACATGTTCAGAACATCATTAATGATTACAAATTTGAGAAGCCTGGGAGGGTTTGGTATTATCTCGAGCAGTACCTGTCAGGAGAGATCGCTTTTTGTACCACTGATAGACTATATATATTCCGTTGA